In the genome of Methylotenera mobilis JLW8, the window CCGCTGTCCACAGCAAGCTCTGCCGAACCATTGCCCAGCACTGGCGAAATTTTTTGGAAAGATTCACGCTGATTGGTTTTGGTCACCACATCGTCACGTAAACGTTGCACCACGTCTTGTGAATGCGACATAGGCTCAATCCCCGCAGTATCCACTGCCTGCATTTGCTCGATCAGGCCCAATATGCCAGTCAGTTTTGACAACGTTGCCGCAGCATCACTATCGCTTACTTCCAAGCGGGCAAGATGCGCTATTTTTTTTATATCATCAGTACTCAGTGCCATGCTTCTAACAATCCGAAATGGTTAGTTGAAATTTGATAAGTTTGCAGCAAACTTACCTTTTTAATCTATTGTTTGTAAATTCAAGGAACAAGTGCTTAACCCGGCAGTCTTCATCCAAGCGCGACTTGTGTGAAATTAACCCCGGTGCACCTTAATTTTTCCAATGCATCTTAATTTTCAACAAGATATACGGTATTATAACCTGATTTTTCGTGTACCTTAATCGCGCCATCTACGATTAACTGAGGATTGCCTCAGGATTAACCAAGCACGCAGCACTAAACCAGCACCACACCACAGGAAAAACATAATGTTAGGCACTATAAGTAGTTATTTCTCAAACGATCTTGCCATCGACTTAGGCACAGCAAACACCCTCATTTACTCACGCGGCAAAGGCATCGTTCTAGACGAACCATCCGTGGTCGCGATTCGTCTAGAGGGTGGCCCTAACGGCAAAAAAATCCTTCTAGCCGTTGGTGCTGAGGCAAAAGGCATGCTAGGCCGTGCACCTGCCAATATTCAAGCGATTCGCCCGATGAAAGACGGCGTGATTGCAGATTTCACCATCACTGAGCAAATGCTCAAATACTTTATCCGCCGCGTGCACGATTCACGTTGGTTTGCACCTAGCCCACGCATTATTATTTGCGTACCGGTAGGTTCTACCCAAGTTGAGCGCCGTGCAATTAAAGAATCTGCAGAGCGCGCCGGTGCTAAACAGGTGTTCCTGATTGAAGAGCCAATGGCAGCAGCGATCGGCGCCGACATGCCAGTATCAGAAGCTACCGGCTCTATGGTGGTGGATATCGGCGGCGGCACCACAGAGGTAGGCGTCATTTCACTAGGCGGCATCGTATACGCTAAGTCAGAGCGCGTAGGCGGTGATAAATTCGACCAAGCCATTATTGATTACATCCGCCGCAATTACGGCATGCAAATTTCTGAGCCAACAGCGGAAGCAATTAAGAAAAAAATCGGTTCTGCCTTCCCAGGCTCAACCGTGCTAGAAATGGAAGTTACCGGCCGCAACCTGGCAGAAGGCTTGCCACGTAAATTCACCATTTCCAGCAATGAAATTCTGGAAGCACTCACCGAGCCACTAAATGCCATCGTAGGCGCAGTAAAATCAGCTCTAGAGCAGACCCCACCAGAACTGGGTGCCGACATTGCAGAAAAAGGCATGGTACTGACTGGCGGCGGCGCACTATTGCGCGATTTAGACCGTCTGCTGATTGAAGAAACCGGCTTGCCAGTGATTGTGGCAGAAGATCCGCTTACCTGCGTGGCACGCGGTTGCGGTCGCGCCCTAGAGGAAATGGACAGACTAGGCAGCATCTTCGCTTACGAGTAATCACACGCAAATACTAGACCTAGACAAATACTAGACTTAGATAAGAACAGCTATCCAGTAAAAGCAGCTAAAGTACAAGCATAATCTCGCTTTCACTTACAGCATTGAATTTTCTCAAGGCGTTTAGCGCTTTCAGGTCTAGTTAAAATTTAGTCTTGAGATTGACAAGAGATTTACTCGCAGCACCTAATAGGCCGTATTATTACGGCCTATGTCTTAATTAACAGCATTAAAGTTTGGAATCAGAACGTACTCACAATGGCCGGTTATCATCAAAATCTGGATCAACAGCAAGCCCCAGCTTTTTTTGCGCGCGGCCCTAGCCCACTGGCACGTCTGGCGTTTTTCTCTGCGCTATCATTGACATTAATGGCGACAGACTCACGCCTGCAATATCTGGGTACCGCGCGTGAGCACTTAATGGTGGTATTGCAACCATTGCAATTTATTGCAAATGCACCTTCTATGCTTTACGACTCAACCAACGAGTATTTTTCTACCCATCACCGTTTACTCAATGAAAATCAATATCTGCGCAAGCAGGCACTGGTGCAGGCGATTTCGCTGCAGAAAATGAAAACACTGACGCTGGAGAATACCAATCTGCGTCAACTATTAGCTGCCAATCAATCACTAGAAGAATACAGCCAGCTTGGCGAAATTCTGCATGTAGGACGCGACCCTTTTACCAAGAAAATCGTCGTCAATCGCGGCAGCAACCATCAGGTGGTAGATGGCGCAGCCGTGGTAGATGCCAAAGGGATAATCGGTCAAGTAACGCGCACTTATCCAGCCAGCAGCGAAGTCACCCTGATTACGGACAAATCACTGACCATCCCCATCCAGATTGAGCGCAATGGCTTGCGTGCCATTGCGTTTGGCCATGGCCGCGATAACACGCTAGACTTGCCATTTCTACCTGCCAACGTAGATATCAAACCCGGTGACAAGCTAGTGACATCCGGCATTGACGGCGTTTACCCCAAGGGGCTGGCAGTCGCCACCGTGACAGACATCCAAACCAGCGCAGACTCGCCGTTTGCAAGAATCGTCTGCGTGCCGACTGGTGGTATTGAAAATCATAAGCAAGTGCTCATTGTCAGCATCTCGCAGCCTGACAGCGTTGCCAACACCAGTGCGGCCAGCCAGCGTGCAAACAACAATGACATAGCCGCAAAAACCACCAAGCCTGAAGCAAGCCAAGCACTAGCAGGTGCAGCTAAAACACCGACAAACAAAGTACCAGCAAATGCTCCGGTAACTAACACGCCTACGGCGCCAGCAGTGCAAGCCGCAGCGACTTCGGCGCCGGCCACCTCAGCAGAAGCAACTCAACATAAACAGCCAGCTGTAGCAACTGAACCTAGCACCAGCCACAAACCCCATGCACAAGACTAAGTTACAAACCATTTACCTTTCACTGCTAGTGGCATTTGTATGCGTACTATTGCCTTGGTCAGGCAGCGCGCTCAAACTGCGCCCGGATTTTGTACTATTAGTCATCATCTTCTGGATTTTGCGCGCACCTAACAAATGTAACATCGGCACCGCATGGTTTATCGGCCTATGGGTTGACCTAGCAACCGGTGGCGTTTTTGGCCAATATGCACTGGCTTATACCATCACCACTTTCGTCGCTGTTATCTACCAGCGTCGCTTGGTGTTATTCAGCAATACACAGCAATTGGTTTATGTGTTGTTATTACTGCTTATTTCACAAGTGACTTTACTCACCGTTAAAATATTCTCCGGTAACGATGTATTAGGTTGGACTTATTTCCTACCCAGCCTCACCGGCGTTATCTTGTGGCAGGCCGCCGTTGCGCTTGGCTTAAATACCAGCAGACCTTCCCGCAAGTGATGTAAGCATGGTTGCTGAACTCAAAAATTATATTCATGAGCAATATTATTTCCGGCTACGCCTAGGGGTGGCCGGCTTAGTTGTACTCTGCCTATTTACGCTGCTGGCGTTCCGCTTTTATTATCTGCAGATTCTGCATTACGACCATTACCAAACACTGGCTGAAAACAACCGCATTTCACTAGTGCCGACCATCCCTAATCGGGGGTTGATTTTAGATAAAAATGGCGTGGTACTGGCGCATAATTTCTTTGTCTACACCTTAGAGATCACACCATCTAAAGTAAAAAACCTAGACAGCACCATTGCTGAACTGGGGCAGTTGATTGAAGTCAGCTCACAGGATAAAAAGCGCTTTAAGAAATTTAGAGAGCAAAGCCATAGCTTTGAAAGTGCCCCTATCCGCACCCATCTTAACGAGATTGAAGCTGCCAAGTTCGCAGTAAACCACTACCGCTTCCCCGGCGTTGAGATTAAATCACGCCTGTTCAGGCACTATCCCCTGGGAAAATTGGGCTCACACATGGTGGGTTATATTGGGCGCATTAACGATAAGGACATCGAAAATCTGAAAAATGATGGTGTTTACTCCAACTACAAAGGCTCAGACCACATTGGTAAAAGTGGGCTAGAGCAGTTTTATGAACGGCAGCTGCACGGAGTAACCGGATTTCAGCAAGTGGAGATTGACGCAGACGGGCACGCGGTGCGGGTACTCTCCAGCAACGCACCTATCCCCGGTGACAATCTGATTTTATCGGCAGACAGCAAGCTGCAGGAAATCGCAGAAACTGCTTTTGGCGAAAGACGCGGCGCATTGGTCGCAATCAACCCCAAAACTGGCGAGGTATTAAGCTATGTCAGCCAGCCTACATTCAACCCCAACCTGTTTGTAGACGGCATTGATAGCGAAAACTGGAAACTGCTCAACGAGTCCCTAGATAAACCTTTAATCAACCGACCACTACGCGGCATTTACCCGCCGGGCTCTACGTTTAAGCCATTTGTGGCGCTAGCCGGGCTAGAAGCAGGCAAACGCACCCCACCATTCTCGATTCAGGATGGTGGATTCTTCACCCTGGCCGGCAGCAGCCACCGCTATCGCGACTGGAAACCAAGCGGGCACGGCATGGTGGATATGCAAAAAGCCATTACCGTATCCTGTGACACTTTCTTTTACGGGTTGGCCATGGAACTGGGTATTGAGAGGCTCACTTCTTTTGTCAGCCACTTTGGCTTTGGCAGAAAATCAGACTTAGACATCAAAGGCGAAATTGGTGGCCTGCTGCCTACACCTGAATGGAAAAAACGTCGCTACAAGCAGCCGTGGTTCCCTGGTGAAACCGTCATTGTGGGTATTGGTCAAGGCTATACTTTGGTCACACCGCTACAATTGGCTCAAGCAACGGCTATTCTGGCCAACAATGGGGTGGCGATGAAGCCGCATTTAGTCACTAAAATCCAGAACAGTCTAACCGGCAAGCAAACGGATGTTCCAACCGTCGTGCAAGACCGCATTGAGCTTAATCCGGAAAATATGGCGATTGTAAAACGTGGCATGGTGGACGTGACCTTGCCAGGCGGCACCGCGGCAAGCGTGGGTGCAAATGCACCTTACTCCATCGCGGCCAAAACAGGTACCGCACAAGTGATTGGCATCAAGCAAAATGAAAAATACAACGAGCATGGCATGAATGAGCGCCATCTCGACCATGCCTTGTTTATTGCCTTTGCCCCAGCCGAAGACCCTACCATCGCTGTAGCCGTTATCGTAGAAAATGGCCGACATGGTGGCTCCACCGCTGGGCCGATTGCAAGAAAAGTCATGGATTATTATTTACTAGGGAAAACACCAGCCATTGAGCCCTCGGCAGTAGCTGCTCCTGTGCCTGCAGGCGCCACGGGCACGGCAACCATCCCTGAGGAAGAGCCACATGATTAGCAAATTATTTCAATTCTTATTCAAGCACTTAGATTCATTTCTCATGGCTTGTCTATTTTTTGCATTGCTATTAAGCCTGTTCGTTCTGTATAGCGCTTCTGGCCAAGACTTTTCGCGTATCTACGCACAAGGCATCAACGTGTTAGCAGCACTGGGCGTGATGTGGTTAGCTGCCAATATTTCACCGCTTAACTTGGAGCGTGCAGCGCGGCCACTGTATATCCTCGGCCTATTGCTGTTGATTGCCGTGGCACTCTTCGGCACCATTAGTCACGGCGCGCGCAGATGGTTAAACCTAGGCTTTATGCAAATACAGCCATCAGAACTGATGCGGATTGCAGTACCGATGATGCTCGCCTGGTATTTTGCCAGCAGAGAGGGGAAGTCCAGCGCTAGTAACTTTGTCATTGGCAGCTTATTACTCGCTTTTCCTGTAGCACTGATTATGAAACAGCCAGACTTAGGCACATCATTATTAATCGCATCCTCAGGTTTCTATGTGTTATTTCTTGCCGGCTTAAGCTGGCGCTTTTTATTAGTCGCATCAGCCTCATTACTGGCATTAATGCCGGTATTTTGGTCGTTATTGCATGACTACCAAAGAAAGCGCATTGAAATATTGTTCGACCCCACCCAAGATCCACTAGGCGCGGGCTACCATACGATACAGGCCATTATCGCCATCGGCTCCGGCGGCAGCGCAGGCAAAGGCTGGCTCAATGGCACCCAAACACAGCTAGACTTTTTACCTGAGCGCACCACCGATTTTATTTTTGCAGTATTCAGCGAAGAATTCGGCTTCTTGGGCAATATGTTACTGCTCGCTTTATTTAGCCTGATTATTGCGCGTGGCCTGGTGATTGCCTCGCAGGCGCAAAACACGTTTTCAAGATTGTTAGCGGGCAGTATCACGCTGAATTTTTTCTCGTACGCATTCGTCAACATGGGCATGGTAAGCGGCATTTTGCCCGTGGTTGGTGTACCATTACCCCTCATTAGCTACGGCGGCACCTCACTGGTGACACTGTATCTGGGGTTTGGTATTTTGATGAGTATACACTCCCATAAAAAACTCGTTGCAACCTAGTAAGCTGCAGCACTGAGGAGACATTCATGGCTACTTTCCAAAAGAGCTTTATCATCTTATGCATGGCATTACTGACCGCCTGCGCTGGCACCAGCACCAAGCCAGAGTCTAGCAACACTAAAAGCAAACCATCCAATAGTGCCAGCGGAAAAGGCGGCGGCTATTATCTGGATGACGGCCCTGGTGACAGCTCCGGCATTGATTTTGACAGCATCCCGGATGCACAGCTTAAAACCGAAAAACCTTTGGTCAGCAGTAATAAGCCGTATCAGGCTTTAGGGAAAAAATACGTGCCAATGACCAGCTACGCGCCTTACAGCAAACAGGGTGTCGCCTCCTGGTATGGCAAACGCTACCACGGCCGCAAAACCTCTAGCGGCGAAGTGTACGATATGTACGGCATGTCCGCCGCACACACCACCTTACCGATTCCTAGCTTTGCTAAGGTCGTCAACCCAGCCAATGGCAAAGCTGTGATTGTGCGCGTGAATGACCGTGGCCCATTCAAGAGTGATCGATTAATTGATTTATCCTACGCAGCCGCCCACAAATTAGGCCTAGTGGCTAACGGCAGCGGTACGGTGGAAGTCACCGCGATTGACACCAGCCCAGAAGCATTAAAAAACACGGCAAACATTACTGTAGCCAAAGCGGAACTAACCAATATCAACAAAACTCCAACCCCGGAGCCAATTAACGTAAGCAGTACAGCCAAGCCGTTAGTTTCAGAATCAAGCACCAGCAACGAAGTACGCACGCCTAGCTACTATGTGCAAGCCGGCGCTTTTAAGAATGAGGCTAATGGCGAGCTGCTACAAAAGAAAATTCTTGACCTCGACCTTGCAGGCGATGTGGCCGTAACTAGCGTGTATAATAATGGTTTACATCGCGTTAGATTAGGCCCTTTCGTCAATAGGAAAGAGGCTGACCTTCATGCAAACAAAGTACGTAATCAACTCAACATTTCCGCAATTGTTACCAATCAGTAAAGCTACACTTTAGAATCTCATGCATATCATCAAAACAAACGTTTTCACTCGCATTATCAGCGCAACTACACTAGCAATCAGCCTAGTTGCCACCTCTTTCACCAACTTGGCACATGCCGGTGCCGCGCAAATCGCACCGCCACCTAGCCTAGCGGTGAAAGCCTATTTACTTAAAGATTTTAACAACGGCTATGTGATTGCGCAAAACAATGCCAGCATGCGCGTGGAGCCTGCGTCTCTCACTAAAATCATGACCGCTTATCTTGCATTTAAAGCCGTGAAAAATGGCCACTTGCAACTGAACCAAACCCTGCCGGTGAGCGAGCATGCCTGGAAAACCGAAGGTTCAAAAATGTTTATTGAACCAAACAAACCAGCCACGGTGGATGAGTTGCTACACGGCATGATTATCGTGTCTGGCAACGATGCGTCGATTACGCTGGCCGAAGGCATTGCCAGTTCTGAGCCACTATTTGCACAAATGATGAACAAAGAAGCAGAACGCCTAGGCATGAAGAATACCCACTACATGAACGCTACCGGCTTGCCAGACCCACAGCACTACACTACCGCTGAAGATTTAGCGACCTTGGCGATGGCACTGATTCGCGACTTCCCAGAAGAATATAAACGCTTATATTCAGTAAAGGAATATGCTTACAACAACATCAAGCAGCCTAACCGTAACCGCCTGTTATGGCTGGACCCGAATGTAGACGGCATGAAAACCGGCCATACTGAATCTGCAGGTTATTGCTTGATTTCAACCGCAAAACGCGACAACACGCGCTATATCTCTGTGATATTGGGCGCACCGACCGATACTGCACGCGCTACCGAGAGCCAAAAATTATTGAACTACGGTTTCCAATTCTTTGACTCTGCTTTGGTATACAAACAAAACAAACCGGTGAGCAAGCTTAAAGTGTGGAAAGGTGAAGTCAATGAAATCAACTCCACCACCGCGAATGACCTGTACCTGACCCTGCCTAAAGGTGAATACGCCAATGTAAAGGCAATTGCTTCAAGTACTCAGCCACTAATCGCCCCGATCAAAAAAGGTCAGGTGATTGGGCAAGTTAAATTTGTACTCAATGGCAAAACCATTAGCGAGCGCGCATTGGTGGCGGACAGATCCGTTGCGACTGCTGGCTTATTCGGCCGCGCTTGGGACTCTATTAAACTACTGATGCAATAAGTGTGATCACGATGACCGATATTGACCCACAAACCACACCGCCACTTATCGAGTTTCCATGCAACTTCCCCATCAAAGTGATGGGGGAAACGCAAGACATATTCACGACGACGATTATTGGCCTGATTCAAACCATCGTGCCTAGCTTTAGTGCTGAGCAGGTGGAAATGCGAGCGAGCAGCAATGGCAAATACATCAGCCTGACCTGTTCGGTGGATGTGGACTCACAAGCACAGCTTGATGATGTTTATCGCTTATTAACAGCGCATCCTTTAGTGAAATATACGCTTTAAGATGCGCATCAGCTTGTGATGCTAACCAATATTATTGTTAGAAATCTAGGCATCACCTCATTTGAAGCCACTTGTGAGGCGATGCAGCAGTTCACCGCAGCACGCACGCCTGAGTCCGCAGATGAGATATGGCTCACCGAGCATACGCCGGTTTACACGCTTGGGCTTAACCGCAAACAGGTTGCACCGCCATCGCGCCATGATATCGCCGTAGTAAATACAGATCGCGGTGGCAAAATCACCTATCATGGGCCAGGCCAAGTCATCATTTACGTATTGTTAGACTTATCCAAACGCCATCTTAATATACGCAGTTTGGTCAG includes:
- the gatC gene encoding Asp-tRNA(Asn)/Glu-tRNA(Gln) amidotransferase subunit GatC, translated to MALSTDDIKKIAHLARLEVSDSDAAATLSKLTGILGLIEQMQAVDTAGIEPMSHSQDVVQRLRDDVVTKTNQRESFQKISPVLGNGSAELAVDSGLYLVPKVIE
- a CDS encoding rod shape-determining protein; translation: MLGTISSYFSNDLAIDLGTANTLIYSRGKGIVLDEPSVVAIRLEGGPNGKKILLAVGAEAKGMLGRAPANIQAIRPMKDGVIADFTITEQMLKYFIRRVHDSRWFAPSPRIIICVPVGSTQVERRAIKESAERAGAKQVFLIEEPMAAAIGADMPVSEATGSMVVDIGGGTTEVGVISLGGIVYAKSERVGGDKFDQAIIDYIRRNYGMQISEPTAEAIKKKIGSAFPGSTVLEMEVTGRNLAEGLPRKFTISSNEILEALTEPLNAIVGAVKSALEQTPPELGADIAEKGMVLTGGGALLRDLDRLLIEETGLPVIVAEDPLTCVARGCGRALEEMDRLGSIFAYE
- the mreC gene encoding rod shape-determining protein MreC, with translation MAGYHQNLDQQQAPAFFARGPSPLARLAFFSALSLTLMATDSRLQYLGTAREHLMVVLQPLQFIANAPSMLYDSTNEYFSTHHRLLNENQYLRKQALVQAISLQKMKTLTLENTNLRQLLAANQSLEEYSQLGEILHVGRDPFTKKIVVNRGSNHQVVDGAAVVDAKGIIGQVTRTYPASSEVTLITDKSLTIPIQIERNGLRAIAFGHGRDNTLDLPFLPANVDIKPGDKLVTSGIDGVYPKGLAVATVTDIQTSADSPFARIVCVPTGGIENHKQVLIVSISQPDSVANTSAASQRANNNDIAAKTTKPEASQALAGAAKTPTNKVPANAPVTNTPTAPAVQAAATSAPATSAEATQHKQPAVATEPSTSHKPHAQD
- the mreD gene encoding rod shape-determining protein MreD, translated to MHKTKLQTIYLSLLVAFVCVLLPWSGSALKLRPDFVLLVIIFWILRAPNKCNIGTAWFIGLWVDLATGGVFGQYALAYTITTFVAVIYQRRLVLFSNTQQLVYVLLLLLISQVTLLTVKIFSGNDVLGWTYFLPSLTGVILWQAAVALGLNTSRPSRK
- the mrdA gene encoding penicillin-binding protein 2; amino-acid sequence: MVAELKNYIHEQYYFRLRLGVAGLVVLCLFTLLAFRFYYLQILHYDHYQTLAENNRISLVPTIPNRGLILDKNGVVLAHNFFVYTLEITPSKVKNLDSTIAELGQLIEVSSQDKKRFKKFREQSHSFESAPIRTHLNEIEAAKFAVNHYRFPGVEIKSRLFRHYPLGKLGSHMVGYIGRINDKDIENLKNDGVYSNYKGSDHIGKSGLEQFYERQLHGVTGFQQVEIDADGHAVRVLSSNAPIPGDNLILSADSKLQEIAETAFGERRGALVAINPKTGEVLSYVSQPTFNPNLFVDGIDSENWKLLNESLDKPLINRPLRGIYPPGSTFKPFVALAGLEAGKRTPPFSIQDGGFFTLAGSSHRYRDWKPSGHGMVDMQKAITVSCDTFFYGLAMELGIERLTSFVSHFGFGRKSDLDIKGEIGGLLPTPEWKKRRYKQPWFPGETVIVGIGQGYTLVTPLQLAQATAILANNGVAMKPHLVTKIQNSLTGKQTDVPTVVQDRIELNPENMAIVKRGMVDVTLPGGTAASVGANAPYSIAAKTGTAQVIGIKQNEKYNEHGMNERHLDHALFIAFAPAEDPTIAVAVIVENGRHGGSTAGPIARKVMDYYLLGKTPAIEPSAVAAPVPAGATGTATIPEEEPHD
- the rodA gene encoding rod shape-determining protein RodA, yielding MISKLFQFLFKHLDSFLMACLFFALLLSLFVLYSASGQDFSRIYAQGINVLAALGVMWLAANISPLNLERAARPLYILGLLLLIAVALFGTISHGARRWLNLGFMQIQPSELMRIAVPMMLAWYFASREGKSSASNFVIGSLLLAFPVALIMKQPDLGTSLLIASSGFYVLFLAGLSWRFLLVASASLLALMPVFWSLLHDYQRKRIEILFDPTQDPLGAGYHTIQAIIAIGSGGSAGKGWLNGTQTQLDFLPERTTDFIFAVFSEEFGFLGNMLLLALFSLIIARGLVIASQAQNTFSRLLAGSITLNFFSYAFVNMGMVSGILPVVGVPLPLISYGGTSLVTLYLGFGILMSIHSHKKLVAT
- a CDS encoding septal ring lytic transglycosylase RlpA family protein, with translation MATFQKSFIILCMALLTACAGTSTKPESSNTKSKPSNSASGKGGGYYLDDGPGDSSGIDFDSIPDAQLKTEKPLVSSNKPYQALGKKYVPMTSYAPYSKQGVASWYGKRYHGRKTSSGEVYDMYGMSAAHTTLPIPSFAKVVNPANGKAVIVRVNDRGPFKSDRLIDLSYAAAHKLGLVANGSGTVEVTAIDTSPEALKNTANITVAKAELTNINKTPTPEPINVSSTAKPLVSESSTSNEVRTPSYYVQAGAFKNEANGELLQKKILDLDLAGDVAVTSVYNNGLHRVRLGPFVNRKEADLHANKVRNQLNISAIVTNQ
- a CDS encoding D-alanyl-D-alanine carboxypeptidase family protein encodes the protein MHIIKTNVFTRIISATTLAISLVATSFTNLAHAGAAQIAPPPSLAVKAYLLKDFNNGYVIAQNNASMRVEPASLTKIMTAYLAFKAVKNGHLQLNQTLPVSEHAWKTEGSKMFIEPNKPATVDELLHGMIIVSGNDASITLAEGIASSEPLFAQMMNKEAERLGMKNTHYMNATGLPDPQHYTTAEDLATLAMALIRDFPEEYKRLYSVKEYAYNNIKQPNRNRLLWLDPNVDGMKTGHTESAGYCLISTAKRDNTRYISVILGAPTDTARATESQKLLNYGFQFFDSALVYKQNKPVSKLKVWKGEVNEINSTTANDLYLTLPKGEYANVKAIASSTQPLIAPIKKGQVIGQVKFVLNGKTISERALVADRSVATAGLFGRAWDSIKLLMQ
- a CDS encoding YbeD family protein: MTDIDPQTTPPLIEFPCNFPIKVMGETQDIFTTTIIGLIQTIVPSFSAEQVEMRASSNGKYISLTCSVDVDSQAQLDDVYRLLTAHPLVKYTL